Proteins found in one Deltaproteobacteria bacterium genomic segment:
- a CDS encoding peptidoglycan DD-metalloendopeptidase family protein yields MIDPVLTSATLPPSSGKPRIGRWCRHALAIAAVTLAVGFAAQAGNTFELAQKTAPDATTLREQRITKLVAGGDTLPRLLTDLGVPEEARYRWHFAVAKELGVNNVLKEGDTVHFYFTSSWGSSDLGRLTALSIERAGLGRVSWEYKGGELVYHREKDPRPMVAAPEPPSPDEKPAEHATAQTSPKPEAEPARAPSPATASTAGEPAVKPVTHVLRKGQTLGRVLRRHGVSVNAQQPWIKAIGKTYSLKRLYPGRKIVLYFVGTASGDGGGRDLRALQIESRRGDLLTWQWADGRIVYRGRNHPIVPGDLVAAPKPAVKAKPAKAPERTAATQPTASKSPVSASEPSPPIRSFEPLDKVTRTIRRGQTLGRIFRRLGISGKEAEEWFEAVDRQYPVTRLKPGQRLHLYLEAASTRRRGAGLKAIELEVKKGRNLSWERVGKVVRFGRGPVPGRGQGSPTGVPSVANGADPPPREDAFLSEYALARIKQRNGLLEYVPPSDDKSNGSLPPPSLENTEQVTHKLKKGEHLWGVLRRYEDDERERRLWLTSLSRHRAVRRLRTGSDINFYFKTPGNGAQESNGNGNHTSNGNGAGHLQALQIALRSDLRLTWYRNEDGIRFYKDEVPYQQEVRAISGVIRNGSLYQQAQKAGADLAVISRMVDILGWDVNFQRDIQPGDSYRVLYRRKYRAGHPEADRIQILAAEVVNAGRTHTAVYFEDAVGKGHYYDANGRSVSRSFLRYPVEFRRISSRFSASRFHPVLKVRRPHYGVDFAARTGTPIRAAADGRITYRGWKGGYGRLVEISHGGAMKTRYAHLRRYGPGIRRGVSVQKGQTIGYVGCSGLCTGPHLHYEMWQDNRYVDPLRANIPVERQLDPLLLEIFKGTRHLFFERLENGHKSATAPTPRPS; encoded by the coding sequence GTGATCGATCCTGTTCTCACCTCCGCTACGCTTCCTCCGTCCTCGGGCAAACCCCGCATCGGGCGATGGTGCCGTCACGCCCTGGCCATTGCCGCCGTCACACTGGCCGTGGGGTTCGCGGCACAGGCCGGCAACACGTTCGAACTCGCCCAGAAGACAGCTCCGGACGCAACCACCCTCCGCGAACAACGCATCACCAAGCTCGTCGCCGGCGGCGACACTCTGCCCAGACTGTTGACGGATCTCGGCGTACCCGAGGAGGCGCGCTATCGCTGGCATTTCGCGGTGGCGAAGGAACTGGGCGTGAACAACGTTCTTAAGGAAGGGGACACGGTCCACTTCTACTTCACTTCCTCCTGGGGTTCGTCGGATCTCGGAAGGTTGACCGCCCTGAGCATTGAACGAGCCGGTCTGGGACGCGTGTCCTGGGAGTACAAGGGCGGCGAACTCGTCTACCACAGGGAAAAGGACCCGCGCCCGATGGTGGCCGCGCCCGAGCCGCCTTCGCCGGACGAAAAGCCCGCCGAACACGCCACGGCACAAACCTCGCCCAAGCCGGAAGCCGAGCCGGCCCGGGCTCCGTCGCCGGCCACGGCATCCACGGCCGGCGAGCCTGCCGTGAAGCCGGTGACCCATGTGCTGCGCAAGGGCCAGACCCTCGGCCGTGTGCTGCGGCGCCATGGAGTTTCCGTGAACGCGCAGCAGCCCTGGATCAAGGCCATCGGCAAAACGTACTCGCTGAAACGGTTGTATCCGGGCCGCAAGATCGTTCTCTACTTCGTCGGGACGGCTTCCGGCGACGGCGGCGGGCGCGACTTGCGGGCCTTGCAGATCGAATCGCGACGCGGCGACCTGCTGACGTGGCAATGGGCAGACGGGCGAATCGTCTACCGCGGCAGGAATCACCCGATAGTGCCGGGCGACCTCGTGGCGGCGCCCAAGCCCGCCGTGAAAGCCAAGCCCGCCAAGGCGCCGGAACGGACGGCCGCAACCCAACCGACCGCCTCCAAATCACCCGTGTCCGCGTCCGAACCGTCCCCGCCCATCCGGTCGTTCGAGCCCTTGGACAAGGTCACCCGCACGATCCGCAGGGGCCAGACCCTTGGGCGGATTTTCAGGCGTCTCGGGATTTCCGGCAAGGAAGCCGAAGAGTGGTTCGAGGCCGTGGACCGGCAGTATCCCGTCACCCGTCTCAAACCGGGCCAGCGACTGCACCTGTATCTCGAAGCGGCTTCCACGAGACGCCGCGGCGCCGGACTGAAAGCCATCGAGCTGGAGGTGAAGAAGGGCCGCAACCTGAGTTGGGAACGGGTCGGAAAAGTGGTCCGGTTCGGCAGGGGACCGGTACCAGGGCGCGGGCAAGGAAGCCCGACAGGGGTGCCTTCCGTCGCCAACGGAGCGGACCCTCCGCCACGCGAAGACGCCTTCCTGTCGGAATATGCACTGGCCCGGATCAAGCAGCGGAACGGCTTGCTGGAGTACGTCCCGCCATCCGACGACAAATCCAACGGCAGCCTGCCTCCACCTTCGCTGGAAAACACGGAGCAGGTGACGCACAAACTGAAAAAGGGCGAACACCTGTGGGGCGTGCTGCGGCGCTATGAAGATGACGAACGGGAACGGCGTCTGTGGCTCACGAGCCTCAGCCGGCATCGGGCCGTGCGCCGGCTGCGGACCGGCAGCGACATCAACTTCTACTTCAAGACGCCCGGCAACGGCGCACAGGAGTCCAATGGAAACGGCAACCACACATCCAACGGAAACGGGGCCGGACACCTCCAGGCCCTCCAGATCGCGCTTCGCTCCGACCTGCGCCTGACTTGGTACCGCAACGAAGACGGTATCCGGTTCTACAAGGACGAAGTCCCTTACCAGCAAGAAGTGCGGGCCATCAGCGGGGTAATCCGCAACGGGTCGCTCTACCAACAGGCCCAGAAGGCGGGCGCGGACCTGGCCGTCATCTCCCGCATGGTGGACATCCTCGGGTGGGACGTCAACTTCCAGAGAGATATTCAGCCGGGCGACAGCTACCGCGTGCTCTACCGCAGAAAGTACCGCGCCGGCCACCCCGAAGCCGATCGGATCCAGATACTGGCCGCGGAAGTCGTCAACGCGGGGCGCACTCATACGGCCGTCTACTTCGAGGACGCGGTTGGCAAGGGACATTATTACGATGCCAACGGGCGCTCGGTGTCGCGGTCCTTTCTACGCTATCCGGTCGAGTTCAGGCGCATCAGCTCGCGTTTCTCGGCGAGCCGCTTCCACCCTGTGCTCAAGGTACGGCGGCCGCATTACGGCGTGGACTTCGCCGCGCGAACCGGCACCCCGATCCGGGCCGCGGCCGACGGCCGCATCACCTACAGGGGCTGGAAGGGGGGCTACGGACGGCTGGTGGAGATCAGTCACGGCGGCGCGATGAAGACCCGTTACGCGCACTTGAGGCGTTACGGACCCGGCATCCGGCGCGGCGTGTCCGTGCAAAAGGGACAGACCATCGGATACGTGGGTTGTTCCGGGCTGTGCACCGGTCCGCACCTGCATTACGAGATGTGGCAGGACAACCGGTACGTGGACCCGTTGCGCGCCAACATCCCGGTGGAACGCCAGCTCGACCCCTTGTTGCTTGAAATCTTCAAGGGTACCAGGCATCTCTTCTTCGAGCGTCTCGAAAACGGACACAAGAGCGCGACGGCGCCCACGCCGCGACCTTCATGA
- the thpR gene encoding RNA 2',3'-cyclic phosphodiesterase, translated as MSTAAKEISPPAEKDSVRTLRAFVGVPVGAAVVRAWTTVRPGFEGGSVRWVPEENLHLTLKFLGDIEETRVAAIGSALREALSDTEGFVATARGLGVFPDAARPRVLWIGLDAPALTALACGVDRALAPFGVAPSATPFRPHVTVGRWRHPAPRDPRLRQALARWRDHEFGHVPVGEVTLFRSTLRPGGAIYSPLGIFPLKPGGNGSAGANSRTPH; from the coding sequence ATGAGCACGGCGGCTAAAGAAATCTCTCCGCCCGCCGAAAAAGATAGTGTAAGGACCTTGCGCGCGTTCGTTGGCGTCCCCGTCGGGGCGGCGGTAGTCCGGGCCTGGACCACCGTGCGACCCGGTTTCGAAGGCGGTTCGGTTCGCTGGGTGCCGGAAGAAAACCTGCACCTGACGCTGAAGTTCCTGGGCGACATTGAAGAAACGCGTGTTGCCGCCATCGGCTCGGCCTTGCGCGAGGCCCTGTCCGACACAGAGGGGTTCGTGGCCACGGCGCGCGGCCTGGGAGTCTTCCCGGATGCCGCCCGCCCGCGCGTCCTTTGGATCGGGCTGGACGCGCCGGCACTGACGGCGTTGGCCTGTGGCGTGGACCGGGCGTTGGCGCCTTTCGGCGTCGCGCCGTCGGCGACCCCGTTCCGGCCGCACGTGACCGTAGGACGCTGGCGGCACCCCGCGCCGCGGGACCCGCGTTTGCGCCAAGCGCTGGCGCGTTGGCGGGACCACGAGTTTGGGCACGTCCCGGTTGGCGAGGTGACGCTCTTCCGCAGCACGCTCCGGCCGGGCGGCGCCATCTATTCTCCGCTGGGGATCTTTCCGTTGAAGCCCGGCGGAAACGGTTCGGCCGGGGCAAACAGCCGGACACCACACTAA
- the recA gene encoding recombinase RecA, with protein MDANKEKAIELAVSQIERQFGKGAIMKLGEGAQPRDIPTISTGSIGLDIALGVGGVPRGRVVEIYGPESSGKTTLALHVLAEAQRQGGMVAFVDAEHALDLGYAQKLGVKTDELLISQPDHGEQALEIAETLVRSGAIDVLVIDSVAALVPRAEIEGEMGDSHMGLQARLMSQALRKLTGTISRSHSVVIFINQIRMKIGVMFGNPETTTGGNALKFYSSLRMEIRRTGALKDADSIIGGRTRVKVVKNKMAPPFREAEFDILYGTGISREGELVDIGADMGILAKSGAWYSFEGDRIGQGRENVKQFLREHTDIADQLAELIRAKAGLKRPAQEAANGAE; from the coding sequence ATGGACGCAAACAAGGAAAAGGCCATCGAGCTGGCGGTGAGCCAGATCGAGAGACAGTTCGGCAAAGGGGCGATCATGAAGCTGGGGGAGGGCGCACAGCCACGCGACATCCCGACCATCTCCACCGGCTCCATCGGCCTCGACATCGCCCTCGGCGTGGGCGGCGTGCCGCGCGGCCGGGTGGTGGAGATCTACGGCCCCGAGTCCTCCGGCAAGACCACGCTGGCGCTGCACGTCCTGGCGGAGGCGCAACGGCAGGGCGGCATGGTGGCGTTCGTGGACGCCGAGCACGCCCTCGACCTGGGCTATGCGCAGAAGCTCGGCGTCAAGACCGACGAGTTGCTGATCTCCCAGCCCGACCACGGCGAGCAGGCCCTGGAGATCGCCGAGACGCTGGTGCGGAGCGGGGCCATCGACGTGCTCGTCATCGACTCGGTGGCGGCGCTGGTGCCGCGGGCCGAGATCGAGGGCGAGATGGGCGATTCGCACATGGGCCTCCAGGCCCGGCTCATGTCCCAGGCGCTGCGCAAGCTCACCGGCACCATCTCCCGCTCCCACTCGGTGGTGATCTTCATCAACCAGATCCGCATGAAGATCGGCGTCATGTTCGGCAACCCCGAGACCACCACCGGCGGCAACGCGCTCAAGTTCTACTCCTCGCTGCGCATGGAGATCCGCCGCACCGGAGCGCTCAAGGACGCGGACTCGATCATCGGCGGACGCACGCGCGTGAAGGTGGTGAAGAACAAGATGGCGCCGCCGTTCCGCGAGGCCGAGTTCGACATCCTCTACGGCACCGGCATCTCCCGGGAAGGGGAGCTGGTGGACATCGGCGCCGACATGGGCATCCTCGCCAAGAGTGGCGCGTGGTACTCGTTCGAGGGCGACCGCATCGGCCAGGGACGCGAGAACGTCAAGCAGTTCCTGCGCGAGCACACGGACATCGCCGACCAGTTGGCCGAGCTGATACGCGCCAAGGCGGGTCTCAAGCGCCCGGCGCAGGAGGCCGCCAACGGCGCCGAATGA
- the alaS gene encoding alanine--tRNA ligase, which yields MTSGKAIRDSFLDFFKDKTHTVVQSSSLVPQQDPTLLFTNAGMVQFKNIFLGVERPAFKRAASAQKCLRISGKHNDLEAVGRDTYHHTFFEMLGNWSFGDYYKEEAIEWAWDLLTREWGLPKDKLYATVFRDDDEAEALWHRISGLPPERVQRFDEKDNFWEMGDTGPCGPCSEIHLDRGAEACDLMCGGGQACAVNAGCARYIELWNLVFIQYNRDAAGELHELPAKHVDTGMGLERITAVLQGVFSNYDVDLFRDIISATEELAGKAYGDSADGDVSFRVIADHARAVSSLIADGVLPSNDGRGYVLRRLLRRAARHGRLLGFEEPFLFRLVEPVAGVLGEAYPELRSEAERIVGTIRAEEGRFAETLDKGLVLLEDSLTELRKSGGKSLSGDVAFRLYDTYGFPVDLTEDILRGEGIAVDHEGFERLMEEQRTRGRAARDTAAHGDSLNVTDGLPSSRFLGYDRLEHESRVTSLYRGDAPAEEAHEGDEVEIIVAETPFYAESGGQVGDRGLIRTARGDTVEVLDTWHPTPEVSVHRGKVVSGRVAAGDEVELAVDGARRERAMLNHSATHILHAVLREHLGANVRQAGSLVAPDRLRFDFTHDGPVDPEILERIEREVNERVRENGGVSTEEMDYDDAIRAGAMAFFGDKYGDRVRVVRIGDFSTELCGGTHIHQAGDIGLFRLSSEGGVSAGVRRIEAVTGATAFDVMRAYDAVLAEVTGLLRSTNEDAVEKVRRLLERQKELERQVAELKGQLGQNRVPDLLAKARKNAAGASFIIEKVEGMDARQLRETVDQLRQQMPDAFVFLACPGEKNVMLAAGAGGGLDGRYHAGNIIKQVAPAVGGGGGGRADFAQAGGKQPQKTDEALRLAREIVSGIS from the coding sequence ATGACGTCCGGCAAAGCGATTCGCGACAGCTTCCTCGACTTCTTCAAGGACAAGACCCACACGGTGGTGCAGAGCTCGTCTCTGGTGCCGCAACAGGACCCCACCCTGCTCTTCACCAACGCGGGGATGGTCCAGTTCAAGAACATCTTCCTGGGGGTGGAGCGGCCCGCGTTCAAGCGCGCCGCCAGCGCCCAGAAGTGCCTGCGCATCAGCGGCAAGCACAACGACCTGGAGGCGGTGGGCCGGGACACCTACCACCACACCTTCTTCGAGATGCTCGGTAACTGGTCCTTCGGCGACTACTACAAGGAGGAGGCCATCGAGTGGGCCTGGGACCTGCTGACCCGCGAATGGGGGCTGCCCAAGGACAAGCTCTACGCCACGGTGTTCCGCGACGACGACGAGGCGGAAGCCCTGTGGCACCGCATCAGCGGCCTGCCGCCGGAGCGCGTGCAGCGTTTTGACGAGAAGGACAACTTTTGGGAGATGGGCGACACCGGACCGTGCGGGCCGTGCAGCGAGATCCACCTGGACCGGGGCGCCGAGGCCTGCGACCTAATGTGCGGGGGTGGCCAAGCGTGCGCCGTGAACGCCGGCTGCGCGCGCTACATCGAGCTGTGGAACCTGGTGTTCATCCAGTACAACCGGGACGCCGCCGGGGAGCTGCACGAACTGCCGGCCAAGCACGTGGACACGGGCATGGGGCTCGAGCGCATCACGGCGGTGCTCCAGGGCGTCTTCTCCAACTACGACGTGGACCTGTTCCGCGACATCATCAGCGCCACCGAGGAACTGGCGGGCAAGGCCTACGGCGACAGCGCCGACGGGGACGTCTCCTTCCGCGTCATCGCCGACCACGCCCGCGCGGTCAGCTCCCTCATCGCCGACGGCGTGCTGCCGAGCAACGACGGCCGCGGCTACGTGCTGCGCCGGCTGCTCCGGCGGGCGGCGCGCCACGGGCGCCTCCTGGGCTTCGAGGAGCCGTTCCTGTTCCGCTTGGTGGAGCCCGTGGCCGGGGTCCTGGGTGAAGCGTACCCCGAACTGCGGTCAGAGGCGGAACGCATCGTGGGGACCATCCGGGCCGAGGAAGGGCGCTTCGCCGAGACCCTGGACAAGGGACTGGTGCTTCTGGAGGACTCGCTGACCGAGCTGCGCAAGTCCGGCGGGAAGTCGCTGTCCGGGGACGTGGCCTTTCGCTTGTACGACACCTACGGGTTCCCCGTGGACCTCACCGAGGACATCCTGCGGGGCGAAGGCATCGCGGTCGACCACGAAGGGTTCGAACGGTTGATGGAGGAGCAGCGGACGCGGGGGCGGGCGGCCCGGGACACCGCCGCCCACGGCGACAGCCTGAACGTCACCGACGGGCTCCCCTCCAGCCGGTTTCTGGGCTACGACCGCCTCGAACACGAGTCACGCGTGACCAGCCTCTATCGCGGCGACGCCCCGGCGGAGGAGGCACACGAGGGCGACGAGGTGGAGATCATCGTCGCCGAGACCCCGTTCTATGCCGAGTCCGGCGGGCAGGTGGGGGATCGGGGCCTCATCCGCACGGCTCGGGGCGACACCGTCGAAGTGCTGGACACGTGGCACCCGACGCCCGAGGTGTCGGTGCATCGGGGCAAGGTCGTCAGTGGCCGGGTGGCGGCCGGTGACGAGGTGGAACTGGCGGTGGACGGCGCGCGGCGCGAGCGCGCCATGCTCAACCACTCCGCTACCCACATCCTGCACGCGGTGCTGCGCGAGCATCTCGGAGCGAACGTGCGCCAGGCCGGCTCGCTGGTAGCGCCCGACCGACTGCGCTTCGACTTCACCCACGACGGACCCGTGGACCCGGAGATACTCGAACGCATCGAGCGCGAAGTGAACGAGCGCGTGCGGGAGAACGGCGGCGTCTCCACCGAGGAGATGGACTACGACGACGCCATCCGCGCCGGCGCCATGGCGTTCTTCGGCGACAAGTACGGCGACCGCGTGCGCGTGGTGCGCATCGGCGACTTCTCCACCGAGCTGTGCGGCGGCACCCACATCCACCAGGCCGGCGACATCGGGCTCTTCCGGCTGAGCTCCGAGGGCGGCGTGTCCGCCGGCGTGCGGCGCATCGAGGCCGTCACCGGCGCCACCGCCTTCGACGTGATGCGCGCCTACGACGCGGTGCTGGCCGAGGTCACCGGACTGCTGCGCAGCACCAACGAGGACGCCGTGGAGAAGGTGCGGCGCCTGCTGGAGCGGCAGAAGGAGCTGGAACGGCAGGTGGCCGAGTTGAAGGGCCAGCTCGGGCAGAACCGGGTCCCCGATCTGCTCGCCAAGGCCCGGAAGAACGCCGCGGGCGCGAGCTTCATCATCGAGAAGGTCGAGGGAATGGACGCCAGGCAGCTCCGGGAGACCGTGGACCAGCTCCGCCAGCAGATGCCGGACGCCTTCGTGTTCCTCGCCTGCCCCGGCGAGAAGAACGTGATGCTGGCGGCGGGGGCCGGCGGCGGGCTCGACGGACGCTATCACGCGGGGAACATCATCAAGCAGGTGGCGCCCGCCGTGGGCGGGGGCGGCGGCGGCCGCGCGGACTTCGCCCAGGCGGGCGGGAAGCAGCCGCAGAAGACCGACGAGGCGCTGCGTCTGGCCCGGGAGATCGTGTCCGGGATTTCTTGA